From Sediminibacterium sp. TEGAF015, a single genomic window includes:
- a CDS encoding response regulator transcription factor produces the protein MEKKYRILLAEDEAKLATAIKEELTRVGYDVDVAKDGLAAEKLFQENNYSLALLDINMPGKSGVDLCRDFRKSSAKLPIVMLTAMGEIHDKVEAFDVGADDYLVKPFHFDELFARLKVLFKRIDTTDSQEKLVYEDLEIDFKQKSVTRSGVVINLTSKEFTLLTLLLRTPERVISKQEILEKVWDLSFDTGTNTIEVYISFLRNKIDKPFEKKLIHTKPGFGYYIK, from the coding sequence ATGGAAAAAAAATATAGAATTCTTTTAGCAGAAGATGAAGCAAAGTTGGCTACTGCAATTAAGGAAGAGCTAACCCGCGTTGGATATGATGTAGATGTTGCTAAAGACGGATTGGCAGCTGAAAAATTATTTCAGGAAAACAATTACTCTCTTGCATTGCTGGATATTAATATGCCGGGAAAATCCGGTGTTGACCTTTGCCGGGATTTCAGAAAAAGCAGTGCAAAATTGCCGATAGTTATGCTTACCGCCATGGGAGAAATTCATGATAAAGTGGAAGCTTTTGATGTTGGAGCAGATGATTATCTGGTTAAACCATTTCATTTTGATGAGCTATTTGCAAGATTAAAAGTACTTTTTAAAAGGATAGATACAACTGATAGTCAGGAAAAGCTGGTATATGAAGATTTGGAGATAGATTTTAAACAAAAAAGTGTAACCAGGTCTGGGGTTGTTATTAATCTTACTTCCAAAGAGTTTACGCTTTTGACTTTATTGCTGCGAACACCTGAGCGGGTAATTTCTAAACAGGAAATATTGGAAAAAGTCTGGGACCTGAGTTTTGATACCGGAACAAATACAATTGAAGTGTACATCAGTTTCTTAAGAAATAAAATTGATAAGCCTTTTGAAAAAAAATTGATTCATACAAAACCAGGCTTTGGTTATTACATCAAATAG
- a CDS encoding head GIN domain-containing protein, with product MKLRAFALLLLAAIITSCNWIGKTVHGDGNIVSEKRNVKKAEKIVIKGNFDIVLIPGAETSVVVETDENLQHLVLMSESNDELVFKTKRKFNIKSDHGIKIIITTPKLSGVHLAGSGNITGKGKFVGSQELKIDIAGQGDVNLDVNTPQIEVEIAGSGNVTLAGETKKAKFDIAGTGDCNAEALKSEISSIKIAGNGNVKVFADVQLDIKIMGSGDVFYKGNAEVSQKIVGAGNVKKID from the coding sequence ATGAAACTTCGGGCTTTTGCTTTATTGCTACTGGCGGCTATCATTACTTCCTGCAATTGGATAGGTAAAACCGTTCACGGTGACGGAAATATCGTTTCTGAAAAGAGAAATGTAAAAAAGGCCGAAAAAATAGTCATTAAAGGGAATTTTGATATTGTATTGATTCCTGGGGCAGAAACTTCCGTTGTTGTGGAAACCGACGAAAATTTGCAGCATCTTGTGCTAATGTCGGAGAGCAATGATGAACTGGTTTTTAAAACCAAAAGGAAATTCAATATTAAATCGGATCATGGAATAAAAATTATCATTACTACTCCTAAGTTGTCAGGTGTGCACTTGGCCGGATCTGGGAATATTACCGGTAAGGGTAAGTTTGTTGGTTCCCAAGAACTTAAAATAGATATTGCAGGTCAGGGTGATGTTAATCTGGATGTAAATACCCCTCAGATTGAAGTGGAAATTGCAGGTTCAGGAAATGTAACATTAGCGGGTGAAACCAAGAAAGCCAAATTTGATATTGCCGGAACGGGAGACTGTAATGCAGAAGCGTTAAAGTCTGAAATTTCTTCCATTAAAATTGCGGGCAATGGCAATGTTAAAGTATTTGCTGATGTGCAACTAGATATTAAAATAATGGGATCCGGTGACGTCTTTTACAAAGGCAATGCAGAAGTCAGTCAGAAAATTGTTGGTGCCGGCAACGTTAAAAAAATAGACTAA
- the guaA gene encoding glutamine-hydrolyzing GMP synthase, producing the protein MTEKILILDFGSQYTQLIARAVREANIYCEIIPFHKEFTIDATLKGIILSGSPFSVNEENAPVVDIAAFNAKLPVLGVCYGAQLTAKVFGGKVDKSNKREYGRAQLEITKADKLFNGIPAKSQVWMSHSDSIKDLPAGYSILATTESIPVAAFKKDDTSGYPLYGFQFHPEVYHSTEGKKMIRNFLVDICGCSQSWTPASFVEETVAKLKEEIGDKEVIMALSGGVDSTVAATLIARAIGTRLHGIFVDNGVLRKDEFEQVLATYNSIGLNVKGIDAKEIFYAALKDQTDPEAKRKAIGKLFIDVFQSESQKLNNISFLGQGTIYPDVIESVSVHGPSQTIKSHHNVGGLPDTMHLSLVEPLRYLFKDEVRKVGLELGIPADMINRHPFPGPGLAIRILGEVNAERVDLLQKADAIFINGLKKAGLYTQVWQAGTILLPVKSVGVMGDERTYEFTVALRAVTSVDGMTADWAHLPYEFLADISNEIINNVRGINRVVYDISSKPPATIEWE; encoded by the coding sequence ATGACAGAAAAAATACTAATTCTCGATTTTGGCAGTCAGTATACTCAACTAATTGCCAGGGCTGTTCGTGAGGCAAATATTTATTGTGAAATCATCCCTTTTCACAAGGAATTTACGATAGATGCTACGTTAAAAGGAATTATCCTCAGCGGTTCTCCCTTTAGTGTTAATGAAGAAAACGCCCCTGTAGTTGATATTGCTGCCTTCAATGCAAAATTACCCGTATTGGGGGTTTGCTATGGAGCCCAGCTTACTGCCAAAGTTTTCGGAGGAAAAGTTGACAAGTCTAACAAAAGAGAATACGGAAGAGCGCAACTGGAAATTACTAAAGCTGATAAGCTATTTAATGGTATTCCTGCTAAATCACAGGTTTGGATGAGCCACAGCGACTCCATTAAGGATTTACCGGCAGGCTACAGCATACTTGCTACTACAGAAAGCATTCCTGTTGCGGCATTTAAAAAAGACGATACAAGCGGATACCCATTATATGGTTTTCAATTTCACCCCGAAGTTTACCATTCAACAGAAGGCAAGAAAATGATTCGCAATTTCTTGGTAGATATCTGTGGTTGTAGTCAAAGCTGGACCCCGGCCTCATTTGTAGAAGAAACGGTTGCTAAACTAAAAGAAGAAATTGGCGACAAAGAAGTAATCATGGCTTTAAGCGGTGGTGTAGACAGCACGGTTGCCGCTACGCTGATTGCACGTGCAATAGGAACCAGATTACATGGCATTTTTGTAGATAATGGCGTTTTAAGAAAAGATGAATTTGAACAGGTACTGGCTACTTATAATAGTATTGGATTAAATGTGAAAGGAATTGACGCCAAAGAAATATTTTATGCAGCCCTAAAAGATCAGACAGATCCAGAAGCCAAAAGAAAAGCTATTGGTAAATTATTTATCGATGTTTTCCAATCAGAATCACAAAAACTGAATAATATTTCTTTCTTAGGTCAGGGTACCATTTATCCCGATGTGATCGAAAGCGTTAGTGTTCACGGACCGTCGCAGACCATCAAGAGTCATCACAATGTGGGAGGCCTTCCTGACACCATGCATCTTTCCCTAGTAGAGCCTTTGCGCTATTTGTTTAAAGACGAAGTTAGAAAAGTAGGGCTTGAGCTTGGCATACCGGCAGATATGATCAACCGACACCCCTTCCCCGGACCAGGACTAGCCATCAGAATCCTTGGAGAAGTAAATGCAGAAAGAGTAGATCTTTTGCAGAAGGCTGATGCTATTTTTATCAATGGGCTTAAAAAAGCAGGACTCTATACTCAGGTATGGCAGGCAGGCACGATTTTGCTCCCTGTGAAAAGTGTTGGGGTAATGGGAGATGAAAGAACTTACGAATTCACCGTTGCGCTAAGAGCCGTAACATCTGTTGACGGAATGACAGCCGACTGGGCACATTTACCTTATGAATTTTTAGCTGATATTTCCAACGAAATCATTAATAATGTAAGAGGAATTAACCGGGTTGTTTACGATATCAGCAGTAAGCCACCGGCAACTATTGAATGGGAATAA
- a CDS encoding ABC transporter substrate-binding protein, with the protein MKKGFVILLLIFAIAINKSTYAQTAGPLKIAVFAPVYLEEAFNEGIYSLGNNNIPKNILPGLDFYNGIQLAIDSLQAEGQQLEILFFDIKSKQESIDGIIQSGKLNGTSLLIASFNNRADIKPLADYAKSKQIPLISATYPNDAGIRSNPFFALVNPTLLTHIEGIFKYLQKNHPTEPILYVKKAGALEDMIEQTFQELNKKTPALPLKLKTISVSDSINIAQYNSLLDSTRTNIILCGTVNEVFGINLVKSVAANKSYKSVLLGMPTWDAIKDLGKGTEIIYSTPFNYNRTDKLLQRISTQYRNKLQGRPSDMVFKGFESLYHFGRLLIKHQKMIATQLSDNSFKIFNEFDFVPVQQNGEISYLENKKLYFVRKSDGIIKSVQ; encoded by the coding sequence TTGAAAAAAGGCTTTGTCATATTGTTACTGATTTTTGCGATTGCTATTAATAAAAGCACTTATGCGCAAACAGCTGGCCCTCTTAAGATAGCGGTATTTGCACCTGTTTACTTAGAAGAAGCATTTAATGAAGGTATTTATTCGCTTGGTAACAATAATATTCCTAAGAATATTCTGCCCGGTCTCGATTTCTACAATGGAATTCAACTGGCCATAGATTCCTTGCAAGCAGAAGGGCAACAATTGGAAATTTTATTCTTCGATATAAAAAGCAAACAGGAATCCATTGACGGGATTATACAAAGTGGTAAATTAAATGGCACTTCCTTACTCATTGCTTCTTTCAACAACAGGGCAGATATCAAGCCACTTGCCGACTATGCCAAATCAAAGCAAATCCCTTTAATATCTGCCACTTATCCCAACGACGCAGGTATTCGCTCGAACCCTTTTTTTGCATTGGTGAACCCAACATTACTAACCCATATTGAAGGAATATTCAAATATTTACAGAAGAATCATCCAACAGAACCTATCCTTTACGTAAAAAAGGCAGGTGCACTGGAAGACATGATTGAGCAGACATTCCAGGAATTGAATAAAAAAACACCAGCGCTACCATTAAAACTGAAAACCATTTCAGTAAGTGATAGTATCAATATTGCTCAATACAATTCACTGCTAGACAGCACCCGAACCAATATTATTTTATGTGGCACGGTAAATGAAGTATTCGGTATTAATCTGGTAAAATCTGTTGCAGCCAACAAATCTTATAAATCTGTTTTGCTAGGAATGCCCACCTGGGATGCTATTAAAGATTTGGGAAAAGGCACTGAAATTATTTACTCTACTCCTTTCAATTACAATAGAACCGACAAACTCTTACAAAGAATTTCAACTCAATACCGCAACAAGTTGCAAGGAAGGCCTTCTGATATGGTTTTCAAAGGATTCGAGTCCTTGTATCATTTTGGCAGACTTTTAATAAAGCACCAGAAAATGATTGCCACCCAACTATCAGATAATAGTTTTAAAATTTTTAATGAGTTTGACTTTGTTCCCGTTCAACAAAACGGAGAAATTAGTTACTTAGAAAATAAAAAGCTCTATTTCGTAAGGAAATCAGACGGAATAATTAAATCTGTACAATAA
- a CDS encoding DUF2256 domain-containing protein, producing the protein MSNFKGNKSYLPQKNCITCGKPFSWRKKWAKNWEEVKYCSDKCRNAKKSNASQ; encoded by the coding sequence ATGTCTAACTTTAAAGGGAACAAATCCTATCTACCTCAAAAAAACTGCATTACCTGCGGCAAGCCTTTTTCCTGGAGAAAAAAATGGGCTAAAAACTGGGAAGAAGTAAAATATTGCAGTGACAAATGCAGGAATGCAAAGAAAAGCAATGCAAGCCAGTAA
- a CDS encoding ligase-associated DNA damage response DEXH box helicase: MQRKAMQASKGFQIVTNWLEQQELKPFPFQEQTWKAILAGESGLVNAPTGCGKTYSVFLGAIMQFINENPADWPKQKNIGLQLLWITPLRALAKDIGRAMEEVIDSLGMQWKVAIRNGDTSTADRAKQKKQMPEILIITPESLQLLLTQKNYPTFFSSLKILAVDEWHELLGSKRGVQTELAISRLVNCSESLQVWGISATIGNLEEAREVLLSPLKKNGITVQALINKPLEIHTIIPDEIDSYPWAGHLGIKLAYTLIPIIENSNTTLIFINTRGMSETWYQTLLTLAPSLAGAIALHHGSIEQELRLWVEEALHTQKLKAVVCTASLDLGVDFRPVDTVIQVGSPKGIARFLQRAGRSGHRPGEISRIYFLPTHSLELVEAAALKTAVTENAIESKDPLVLCFDVLLQYLCTLATGEGFEPKKIYQEVKSTYCYADMQEAEWQEILRHITTGGQALQVYDEFRKVEIGNGIYKINSRKVAMRHRMHIGTIVSDAMLKVKFLSGGYIGVIEEYFISKLEPGDVFTLAGKNLELIMIKDMNVLVKKSSAKKSLIPSWLGGRMSLTANLGEVLRRTFSKALQKNAGLEMDSLHHLFSIQQSLSHIPQPDELLIEQIETKDGYHLLVYPFEGRQVHEALSAILAFRIAQIQPMSFSISMNDYGFELLSDTPIPVDDSNVYELLSNKNLLTDIQQSVNNTEMAKRKFRDIAVIGGLIFQGMPGEKTKARHLQSTASLLFKVFEEYDPGNLLLKQAYNEVLTQQMDEVRLRLALQRIAKSKIVLTYPAKLTPLSFPIVVDGLNRNNLSSERLEDRVKKMQQQLS; the protein is encoded by the coding sequence ATGCAAAGAAAAGCAATGCAAGCCAGTAAAGGATTTCAAATTGTAACCAATTGGCTGGAGCAACAAGAACTCAAGCCCTTCCCCTTTCAGGAACAAACTTGGAAGGCAATTTTAGCGGGAGAAAGTGGTCTGGTAAATGCGCCTACCGGATGCGGTAAAACCTATTCTGTTTTTTTGGGTGCCATCATGCAGTTTATCAACGAAAATCCAGCTGATTGGCCAAAACAAAAAAACATTGGTTTACAATTACTTTGGATAACTCCTTTGCGTGCACTCGCAAAAGATATTGGCAGGGCCATGGAAGAAGTGATTGATTCACTTGGAATGCAATGGAAAGTGGCTATCAGAAACGGAGACACCAGTACAGCCGATCGTGCAAAGCAGAAAAAGCAAATGCCGGAAATTTTAATCATCACTCCAGAGAGTCTGCAGTTACTGCTGACACAAAAAAATTATCCAACTTTTTTTTCATCACTTAAAATACTGGCTGTAGATGAATGGCATGAATTACTGGGAAGCAAACGTGGCGTACAAACAGAACTGGCCATCAGCAGATTGGTAAATTGCAGTGAATCTTTACAGGTTTGGGGAATCAGCGCCACCATTGGCAATTTGGAAGAAGCAAGAGAAGTTCTTTTAAGCCCTTTGAAAAAAAATGGAATAACCGTTCAGGCTTTAATTAATAAGCCGCTTGAGATACACACTATTATTCCTGATGAAATTGATTCTTATCCCTGGGCAGGACACCTGGGAATAAAACTTGCCTATACGCTAATCCCAATTATTGAGAATAGCAACACTACGCTGATTTTTATTAATACCAGAGGCATGAGTGAAACCTGGTATCAGACACTATTGACACTTGCTCCTTCCCTAGCCGGTGCCATAGCACTTCATCATGGTAGTATTGAGCAGGAATTAAGATTATGGGTAGAAGAAGCACTGCATACACAGAAACTGAAAGCAGTGGTTTGCACTGCCAGTCTAGATTTGGGTGTAGACTTTCGTCCTGTTGATACCGTTATACAAGTGGGGTCCCCAAAGGGTATTGCACGCTTTTTACAAAGAGCCGGAAGAAGCGGACATCGTCCGGGAGAAATTAGCAGAATTTATTTTTTGCCGACACATAGTTTAGAATTGGTGGAAGCTGCAGCTTTAAAAACGGCTGTAACAGAAAATGCCATTGAAAGCAAGGATCCATTGGTCTTATGTTTTGATGTGCTGCTTCAATATTTGTGTACGCTTGCTACAGGTGAAGGATTTGAGCCAAAAAAGATTTATCAGGAAGTAAAGTCTACCTATTGTTATGCAGACATGCAGGAAGCCGAATGGCAGGAAATTCTAAGGCATATTACAACAGGAGGGCAAGCTTTGCAGGTATACGATGAATTTAGAAAAGTGGAGATTGGAAATGGTATTTACAAAATCAACAGCCGCAAAGTAGCTATGCGACATCGTATGCATATTGGAACGATTGTAAGTGATGCCATGTTAAAAGTAAAATTTCTAAGCGGAGGGTATATAGGCGTAATAGAAGAATACTTCATAAGTAAACTGGAACCAGGAGATGTTTTTACGCTAGCTGGCAAGAACCTGGAGCTCATCATGATAAAAGACATGAATGTGCTGGTTAAAAAATCTAGTGCAAAAAAATCACTGATTCCTTCTTGGCTGGGGGGCAGAATGAGTTTAACGGCCAATCTGGGAGAAGTCTTAAGAAGAACTTTTTCAAAAGCACTACAAAAGAATGCCGGCTTAGAAATGGATAGCCTGCACCATTTATTTTCCATTCAACAAAGCTTATCTCATATTCCACAGCCAGACGAATTGCTCATAGAACAAATTGAAACCAAAGACGGATATCATCTGCTGGTATATCCTTTTGAGGGAAGGCAGGTGCATGAAGCATTGAGTGCAATACTCGCTTTTAGAATTGCACAGATTCAGCCTATGAGTTTTTCTATATCTATGAATGATTATGGCTTTGAATTATTGAGCGACACCCCAATACCGGTTGATGACAGTAATGTATATGAATTATTGAGCAATAAAAATTTGTTGACTGATATCCAGCAAAGTGTCAATAACACAGAAATGGCCAAAAGAAAATTCAGGGATATTGCAGTGATTGGAGGACTCATTTTTCAGGGTATGCCTGGCGAAAAAACCAAGGCCAGACATTTACAATCGACTGCCTCTCTCCTGTTCAAGGTTTTTGAAGAATACGATCCAGGCAACCTATTGTTGAAGCAAGCCTATAACGAAGTACTGACGCAACAAATGGATGAAGTGCGCCTAAGATTGGCATTACAACGTATTGCAAAAAGCAAAATCGTACTGACCTATCCGGCTAAACTAACACCACTTTCCTTCCCGATAGTGGTGGATGGATTGAACAGAAATAACCTGAGTTCAGAAAGACTGGAAGATCGGGTGAAAAAAATGCAACAACAATTATCTTAG
- the pdeM gene encoding ligase-associated DNA damage response endonuclease PdeM, with amino-acid sequence MKGDQLLLCKEQHLWLSTNRTIFWEEEKTMILSDTHFGKTGHFRKNGIAVPQNIYKEDLQRFFSITQFYKAQRVLVVGDFFHSYANEELDWFLKWKRDFTQLQITLVRGNHDVLPSAWYEAAAIEIVPETLLLGPFQFQHNYEEKLEKDKDNKVFQLKTDQSAYIFSGHLHPGVTIKGLSKQSLRFPCFYFGKKHCILPAFSKFSGLATIKPKKADQVFAIVNDNLIQTQ; translated from the coding sequence ATGAAAGGAGATCAATTGTTACTATGCAAGGAACAGCACCTGTGGCTTTCAACAAACAGAACTATATTCTGGGAAGAAGAAAAAACAATGATACTTTCAGACACCCATTTCGGAAAAACCGGACACTTCAGAAAAAACGGGATAGCTGTTCCACAAAATATTTATAAAGAAGATCTTCAAAGATTTTTTAGCATTACACAATTTTACAAAGCTCAGAGAGTACTCGTGGTGGGAGATTTTTTTCACAGCTATGCCAATGAAGAACTGGATTGGTTTCTGAAATGGAAAAGAGATTTTACGCAACTACAAATTACATTGGTAAGGGGCAATCATGATGTATTACCTTCAGCATGGTATGAAGCTGCAGCCATTGAAATTGTTCCGGAAACCTTGCTTTTAGGCCCATTTCAGTTTCAACACAATTACGAGGAGAAATTGGAAAAAGATAAAGACAACAAGGTATTTCAACTTAAAACCGACCAATCGGCTTATATTTTCTCAGGTCACCTTCATCCCGGAGTTACCATTAAAGGCCTGAGTAAACAAAGCTTACGATTTCCTTGTTTTTACTTTGGCAAAAAACACTGCATCTTACCTGCATTCAGCAAATTCAGTGGATTAGCAACCATTAAACCGAAAAAGGCAGACCAGGTATTTGCCATCGTAAATGACAACTTGATTCAGACCCAATGA
- a CDS encoding histone deacetylase family protein, whose translation MIHIAFDSIYAHPLPENHRFPMLKYQLIPEQLMHEGTYTSTHFFSPASCSTETVLRTHETEYLNKLLNQTLSASEQRKIGFPQSPELTQRELIITQGTIDCALSAQKNGVALNIAGGTHHAFAERGEGFCLLNDMAVASNYLLDKNLAAKILIIDLDVHQGNGTAKLMENEPRVFTFSMHGAHNYPFHKEKSDLDIGLLDGTDGPTYLKLLTENLSKLIDEFQPDFAFYLSGVDVLDTDKFGKLKLSIADCKQRDKIVFEALKKNTIPVAVALGGGYSPDIKTIVEAHCNTFRLAGDLWG comes from the coding sequence ATGATACACATCGCCTTTGACAGCATATATGCACACCCATTACCGGAAAACCATCGTTTTCCTATGCTTAAATATCAATTGATTCCTGAACAATTGATGCATGAAGGCACTTATACTTCAACCCATTTTTTTAGTCCTGCATCATGTTCAACAGAAACAGTTTTACGAACACATGAAACCGAATACCTGAATAAACTACTCAACCAAACATTATCAGCCTCTGAGCAAAGAAAAATCGGCTTTCCGCAATCACCTGAATTAACCCAACGGGAATTAATTATAACACAAGGCACCATTGATTGTGCGCTTTCCGCACAAAAAAACGGAGTGGCTTTAAACATAGCTGGTGGTACACACCATGCATTTGCAGAAAGAGGTGAAGGCTTTTGTCTGCTCAACGATATGGCAGTAGCTTCCAACTATTTACTTGATAAAAATTTAGCGGCTAAAATCCTGATTATTGACCTGGATGTACATCAGGGAAATGGCACAGCCAAACTTATGGAGAATGAACCTAGGGTTTTTACCTTCAGCATGCATGGCGCACACAACTACCCTTTTCATAAAGAGAAATCAGACTTAGATATTGGCTTATTGGATGGTACAGATGGTCCAACTTACTTGAAACTCCTTACCGAAAATTTGTCCAAACTGATTGATGAGTTTCAACCCGACTTTGCTTTCTACTTATCAGGGGTAGATGTACTGGATACTGATAAATTTGGGAAATTAAAACTCAGCATTGCCGACTGCAAGCAAAGAGATAAAATTGTTTTTGAAGCCCTAAAGAAGAATACTATTCCTGTTGCGGTTGCATTAGGAGGAGGCTACTCACCAGATATCAAAACCATTGTGGAAGCACATTGTAATACGTTTCGACTGGCTGGAGATTTATGGGGTTAA
- a CDS encoding OsmC family protein yields the protein MSHQHFYRVGLKWTGNLGTGTSNYKSYSRNHIIQVEGKVSIESSSDPLFRGDPNRYNPEEMLVASLSSCHMLWYLHFCADAGIIVTSYQDNAEGIMTVEPSGAGQFTEVVLKPKISLANMQMMDQANALHEKANAFCFIARSCNFPVKHQAVYSIG from the coding sequence ATGTCTCACCAGCATTTCTATCGGGTAGGCCTAAAGTGGACGGGTAATCTTGGAACAGGAACTTCCAATTATAAATCCTATTCCAGGAATCATATCATTCAAGTGGAAGGAAAAGTGTCCATAGAATCAAGTTCTGATCCGCTGTTCAGAGGAGATCCTAATCGGTACAATCCGGAAGAAATGTTGGTGGCCTCTTTATCGTCTTGCCATATGCTTTGGTATCTGCATTTTTGTGCGGATGCGGGAATCATAGTAACGTCTTATCAGGATAATGCCGAAGGGATCATGACTGTAGAACCCTCTGGCGCTGGTCAGTTTACGGAAGTAGTTCTTAAACCAAAGATTTCTCTGGCCAATATGCAGATGATGGATCAAGCCAATGCCTTACATGAGAAAGCCAATGCCTTTTGTTTCATTGCACGCAGTTGTAATTTTCCTGTAAAACACCAGGCAGTGTATAGTATAGGATAG
- a CDS encoding LexA family transcriptional regulator, translating to MSNAGRNLKYLRKLRGWTQEEFANKLKIKRSLVGAYEEERAEPKLEVMEQVCAIFKLSLEDFLFKDLSESKGGSYLDRRRQLKMISESAEIRFVPVKAAAGYMTGYADPEFVDELNTFTLPMLAPGQYRAFEIMGDSMLPTPSGSVIVGEKVEDLDDLKNSNTYIVLSKNEGVAYKRVVKNNRLKNKITLISDNPQYEPYNVSAEDVLEIWKAVYILQKANAAPVWDVNQLAGMVNNLQEQVSSLKKKLN from the coding sequence ATGTCAAACGCTGGAAGAAATCTGAAGTATCTGCGCAAACTGCGGGGCTGGACCCAGGAAGAGTTTGCCAACAAGCTAAAAATCAAACGTTCCCTAGTGGGCGCTTATGAAGAAGAGAGGGCAGAACCCAAGCTCGAGGTAATGGAGCAGGTATGCGCTATTTTCAAATTAAGTCTGGAAGATTTTTTATTTAAAGATTTATCCGAAAGCAAGGGCGGTTCTTATTTAGACAGAAGACGCCAATTAAAAATGATTAGTGAATCTGCTGAAATCAGATTTGTTCCCGTTAAAGCTGCAGCGGGTTATATGACAGGGTATGCAGACCCAGAATTTGTAGATGAGCTGAATACGTTTACTTTACCCATGCTGGCTCCGGGTCAATACAGGGCTTTTGAAATCATGGGGGATTCTATGTTGCCAACGCCAAGTGGCAGTGTCATTGTAGGGGAAAAAGTGGAGGACCTGGATGATTTAAAAAATAGCAATACCTATATTGTTCTTTCCAAAAATGAAGGGGTAGCTTACAAGCGAGTAGTGAAAAACAATCGACTCAAAAATAAGATTACGCTGATTAGCGACAATCCTCAATACGAGCCATACAATGTAAGTGCTGAAGATGTTCTGGAAATCTGGAAAGCGGTTTACATTTTACAGAAAGCGAATGCTGCACCTGTTTGGGATGTAAATCAGTTGGCGGGTATGGTGAATAATTTGCAAGAACAGGTTAGCAGTTTGAAGAAGAAACTGAATTAA